The following are from one region of the Chloracidobacterium sp. genome:
- a CDS encoding GDP-mannose 4,6-dehydratase, translating to MGSDRATACLDGLACRFADNVQTQTRLRPSDIHVRGLPRRDTTSLSCQTAVFELARLPGNRRSCYFFRNSERWLCRSRSFLNQVAKKILLTGGAGFIGSHLAENLLREGGWRLTIVDDLNTFYSPAIKQKNLSQIREIGEVEFVEADIRDFGAMADVFAAGEFECVVHLAARAGVRPSLAEPRLYYETNVTGTLNLLELAREHQIRQFVFGSSSSVYGVNCKMPFAESDNVQRPISPYAATKAAGELMCHTYSHLYGIRTVGLRFFTVYGARQRPDLAIHKFCRLIAEGRPIQVFGDGTTRRDYTYIDDIIQGVRAAMDYDGSMHEVFNLGESETTELSRLIELIEDALGKKAVIDRQPMQPGDVPITFADISKARQLLDYRPTTKIEDGIPKFVEWFRSSIT from the coding sequence ATGGGATCTGACCGAGCGACAGCGTGCCTGGATGGCCTGGCGTGTCGCTTTGCCGATAATGTACAAACTCAAACCCGATTACGACCTTCAGACATTCACGTACGAGGGCTTCCTCGAAGAGATACTACATCGCTTTCATGCCAAACAGCGGTTTTTGAATTAGCCCGATTGCCTGGAAATCGGCGTTCGTGTTACTTTTTTCGAAACTCCGAGCGATGGCTTTGTCGTTCACGGTCCTTCTTGAATCAAGTGGCAAAAAAGATCCTTTTAACTGGCGGAGCCGGATTCATCGGCTCGCATCTGGCTGAAAATCTGCTCCGCGAAGGCGGTTGGCGGCTTACGATAGTTGACGACCTCAACACCTTCTACTCACCCGCGATCAAGCAGAAAAACCTGTCGCAGATCCGCGAGATCGGCGAGGTCGAGTTCGTCGAAGCTGACATCCGTGATTTCGGTGCAATGGCGGACGTCTTCGCTGCGGGCGAGTTCGAATGTGTGGTTCATCTGGCAGCCAGGGCAGGCGTCCGACCGTCGCTTGCTGAACCGAGGCTTTACTATGAGACGAACGTGACGGGTACGCTCAACCTGCTCGAACTTGCCCGCGAACATCAAATTCGGCAATTTGTTTTCGGTTCGTCGTCGAGCGTGTACGGGGTCAACTGCAAGATGCCGTTCGCAGAATCGGACAACGTGCAGCGTCCCATCTCGCCTTATGCTGCGACCAAGGCAGCGGGCGAATTGATGTGTCACACGTATTCGCATCTATACGGGATAAGAACGGTCGGTCTCAGATTCTTCACCGTCTACGGAGCGCGGCAGCGGCCTGATCTTGCTATCCACAAATTCTGCAGGCTGATAGCGGAGGGCAGACCGATCCAGGTATTTGGCGACGGCACAACGCGGCGCGACTATACCTACATCGACGACATCATTCAGGGCGTCAGGGCCGCAATGGACTACGACGGGTCGATGCACGAGGTATTCAATCTGGGCGAATCTGAAACGACCGAGCTATCGCGACTGATCGAATTGATCGAGGACGCTCTCGGCAAGAAAGCGGTCATCGACCGTCAGCCGATGCAGCCCGGCGACGTGCCGATCACATTTGCCGATATATCTAAGGCTCGGCAATTGCTCGACTATCGTCCGACCACAAAGATCGAAGACGGAATTCCCAAGTTCGTCGAATGGTTTCGCTCGTCGATCACCTGA
- a CDS encoding 6,7-dimethyl-8-ribityllumazine synthase, translated as MQPKVHRGRLNAEGFRFAIVASRWNDFLTSKLIDGAVDALESHGAAESDVEIFKVPGSFELPLTSLKLAESGRFDAVIAIGVVIRGETPHFEYVAGEAAKGIGQAGMQTGIPVMFGVVTADTLDQAINRSGVKAGNKGYEAAISAVEVVNLYREMSSDRASGNDKVLQHVV; from the coding sequence GTGCAACCAAAAGTTCATCGCGGCAGGCTTAATGCAGAAGGATTTCGATTCGCCATCGTGGCAAGCCGTTGGAACGATTTTCTGACATCCAAACTGATCGACGGTGCAGTTGATGCACTCGAAAGCCACGGTGCTGCCGAAAGCGACGTCGAGATATTCAAAGTACCCGGATCGTTCGAATTGCCATTGACGTCGCTCAAGCTTGCCGAAAGCGGCAGGTTTGATGCCGTGATCGCGATCGGCGTCGTCATTCGCGGCGAGACGCCGCATTTCGAATACGTCGCCGGCGAGGCCGCAAAAGGCATCGGGCAGGCCGGAATGCAGACCGGCATACCGGTGATGTTCGGCGTCGTGACGGCCGATACGCTCGATCAGGCGATCAACCGTTCTGGCGTGAAGGCCGGCAATAAGGGTTATGAGGCTGCCATTTCCGCGGTCGAGGTCGTAAATCTTTATCGCGAAATGAGCAGCGATCGAGCTTCGGGAAACGATAAGGTTTTGCAGCATGTCGTTTGA
- the nusB gene encoding transcription antitermination factor NusB: MSFEKSTKSSGTRRKARECALQMLFAADVVKHVQEFTPEIYWSELGETDFDERSRAFADNLVIGTLKNIAAIDDRIRTRAEHWRIERMAIVDRNVLRLAVYEFLYETTPHTVVINEALEIARRFSTFEATQFINGILDAIKLDLEASAKESAPDEVISSHASTS; the protein is encoded by the coding sequence ATGTCGTTTGAAAAATCAACCAAGAGTTCGGGTACCCGACGAAAAGCACGCGAATGCGCCCTCCAGATGCTTTTCGCGGCCGACGTCGTGAAACACGTCCAGGAGTTTACGCCCGAGATATATTGGTCAGAACTGGGTGAGACCGATTTCGACGAACGATCTCGGGCATTCGCCGACAATCTTGTCATTGGCACACTCAAGAACATTGCGGCGATAGATGACCGCATCCGGACCCGGGCCGAACACTGGCGGATCGAGAGAATGGCCATTGTTGACCGCAATGTGCTCCGTCTCGCGGTCTACGAGTTCCTTTACGAAACCACGCCTCACACCGTCGTCATAAACGAAGCACTGGAGATCGCCCGTCGATTCTCCACGTTCGAAGCAACCCAGTTCATCAACGGCATTTTGGACGCAATAAAACTGGACCTCGAGGCCTCGGCCAAAGAGTCGGCGCCCGACGAGGTGATTAGCTCACATGCTTCGACGTCTTGA
- a CDS encoding multifunctional oxoglutarate decarboxylase/oxoglutarate dehydrogenase thiamine pyrophosphate-binding subunit/dihydrolipoyllysine-residue succinyltransferase subunit, whose amino-acid sequence MRESNTYISELITENFGANASYVEGLLSRYRADRTTVDESWQAYFDELLSNTGTKPEPVAAAVPPTETGSAEPQKQKAVAGSAAIPAGSESKPLVGPAKKIVENMEQSLTVPTATSLRTIPVKVLEENRRIINEHLHAVGRGKVSFTHLIAWAIVSSARAYPAMNNGFGVVNNAPARIENPHINLGIAIDIEKKDGSRNLLVPNIKGCEAMNFAQFFSAYNETVRKARDGKLEISDFQGTTISLTNPGTIGTVASNPRLMSGQSTIIATGAIEYPAEYQAMTGAALSQLGISKIITLTSTYDHRVIQGAESGLFLAKISELLVGQHRFYDEIFADLEINIPPLRWAEDYNPSLLGGDRFTEQAEKQANVLQLINAYRIRGHLLADIDPLNMTSHHSAELDLESFGLTIWDLDREFITGGLHDEKTATLRRILEILRKAYCGKVGIEYRHIQSKEEKDWIRRQIREQFVDTVPLDPAIRKELLQKLIEAEQFEQFLHKKYLGQKRFSLEGCETVIPMLDQLVEGSAARGIRQIFMGMAHRGRLNVLSNIVGDAEKGDMAERIFTIFEGSSHPSFPADEGDVKYHQGAVGTRITKSGSEIKIELACNPSHLEFVNPVVEGMARGLQDDVRNGDQRPREEAYDLVMPVLLHGDAAFAGQGIVMETLQLASLPGYRTGGTIHIVINNQIGFTTSPQLGRSSIYSTDAAQITQTPIFHINGDDPEAAYRVIQIALDYRHAFNKDVVLDLVGFRRLGHNEGDEPSYTQPLMYARVKAHPGTRHLYAEHLIREGVITAEVLSEMTNAVVHKYEGILERAKQIASQGSKRSELPPVAAEDDGSAVFESGTPREIISTVAEKISLVPDHFNINPKMVGQLARRAKMGSGEVPMDWGFAEAMSVGSLVLEGTPVRLSGQDSGRGTFSQRHASMYDTVTGERWSPLTELKTESDPRSRFYVFDSSLSEAGVLGFEYGYSVICPNDLVMWEAQFGDFANGAQVIIDQYIAASEDKWNQKCRLVLLLPHGYEGQGPEHSSGRLERFLQLCAENNLQVCNPTTPAQYFHLLRRQAKQEMLRPLVVMTPKSLLRLPAASSTIDELTTGGFRPLIDDAKIADRAKVKRIVLCSGKVFYDLDAGREDSNDGRVAIVRVEQFYPFPAAGLKDVFASYPNASQVFWTQEEPENMGGWTFVEKRIRDIKPEHLTLRYVGRVASASPATGSYAIHELEQKAIVETSLIEDSDEISAASEPEVSEKLAPATA is encoded by the coding sequence GTGCGCGAATCGAACACATACATTTCGGAATTGATCACTGAGAATTTCGGTGCTAATGCAAGTTACGTCGAAGGGCTTTTGTCACGCTATCGTGCCGACCGAACGACGGTCGACGAATCGTGGCAGGCATATTTTGACGAGCTTTTGTCAAACACCGGAACAAAGCCCGAGCCAGTTGCTGCGGCCGTCCCTCCAACAGAAACAGGGTCCGCCGAGCCTCAAAAGCAGAAGGCTGTTGCCGGATCGGCCGCGATACCGGCGGGTTCCGAATCAAAACCGCTCGTCGGCCCGGCGAAAAAGATCGTCGAGAACATGGAGCAGAGCCTCACCGTGCCGACGGCCACGAGCCTGCGGACGATACCGGTCAAGGTGCTCGAAGAGAACCGGCGGATCATCAACGAACACCTCCATGCCGTCGGACGCGGCAAGGTCTCGTTCACGCATCTGATCGCCTGGGCGATCGTTTCCTCGGCCCGGGCCTATCCGGCGATGAACAACGGCTTTGGCGTCGTGAACAACGCTCCGGCCCGGATCGAAAATCCGCACATCAATCTCGGTATCGCGATAGACATCGAAAAAAAGGACGGCTCGCGAAATCTTCTCGTCCCGAATATCAAGGGCTGCGAGGCGATGAATTTCGCTCAGTTCTTCTCCGCCTACAATGAAACGGTCCGAAAAGCTCGCGACGGCAAGCTCGAGATATCCGATTTTCAAGGAACGACCATCTCGCTTACCAATCCAGGCACGATAGGCACGGTCGCATCGAATCCGCGCCTTATGTCCGGCCAGAGCACCATCATAGCCACTGGTGCGATCGAGTATCCGGCGGAATATCAGGCTATGACCGGAGCCGCGCTTTCGCAGCTCGGCATCAGCAAGATCATCACGTTGACGAGCACTTACGACCACCGCGTGATCCAGGGAGCCGAAAGCGGCCTGTTTCTTGCAAAGATCAGTGAGCTGCTCGTCGGGCAGCACCGGTTCTATGATGAGATCTTTGCCGACCTCGAGATCAATATTCCGCCGCTGCGATGGGCCGAAGATTATAACCCGTCCCTGCTCGGCGGCGACCGATTTACCGAGCAGGCCGAAAAGCAGGCGAACGTGCTGCAGCTGATCAACGCGTACCGCATCCGGGGTCACCTGCTGGCCGATATCGATCCGCTTAACATGACGTCGCACCACTCCGCCGAACTTGATCTCGAATCGTTCGGCCTGACGATCTGGGATCTTGACCGCGAATTCATCACCGGCGGGCTTCACGATGAAAAGACCGCGACGCTTCGGCGAATACTCGAGATCCTTCGCAAGGCATATTGCGGAAAGGTCGGGATCGAATATCGCCACATTCAGAGCAAGGAAGAAAAGGACTGGATCCGCCGCCAGATCCGCGAACAGTTCGTCGACACCGTTCCGCTCGATCCGGCGATCCGAAAAGAGCTTCTGCAGAAGCTGATCGAAGCCGAGCAGTTCGAACAGTTTCTTCACAAGAAATATCTTGGGCAAAAGCGTTTCTCCCTCGAGGGATGCGAAACGGTGATTCCGATGCTCGACCAGCTGGTCGAGGGCTCAGCCGCACGCGGCATCAGACAGATCTTTATGGGTATGGCCCACCGCGGCCGTCTGAACGTTCTTTCGAATATCGTCGGCGATGCGGAAAAAGGCGATATGGCCGAGCGCATTTTCACGATCTTTGAGGGCAGTTCGCACCCGAGCTTTCCGGCCGACGAGGGCGACGTCAAATATCACCAGGGCGCTGTCGGCACGCGTATCACAAAGTCGGGCAGCGAGATCAAGATCGAGCTCGCTTGTAACCCGAGCCATCTGGAATTCGTCAATCCGGTGGTCGAGGGCATGGCCCGCGGACTTCAGGACGACGTGCGAAACGGCGACCAGCGGCCCCGCGAAGAGGCTTACGACCTTGTGATGCCGGTCCTGCTCCACGGCGACGCGGCATTTGCCGGTCAGGGGATCGTGATGGAAACGCTGCAGCTGGCGAGTCTTCCGGGCTACCGAACAGGCGGGACCATCCATATCGTCATCAATAATCAGATCGGGTTCACCACCTCGCCCCAATTGGGCCGCAGCTCGATCTATTCGACCGACGCTGCGCAGATCACGCAAACGCCGATCTTTCACATCAACGGTGACGACCCCGAGGCCGCCTACCGCGTGATCCAGATCGCACTCGATTATCGCCACGCGTTTAACAAAGACGTCGTCCTCGACCTGGTCGGATTTCGCAGGCTGGGGCACAACGAGGGTGACGAACCCAGCTACACACAGCCGCTGATGTACGCCCGGGTCAAAGCACACCCCGGAACGCGCCATCTTTACGCGGAACACCTGATCCGCGAGGGTGTCATCACCGCAGAGGTGCTCAGCGAAATGACGAACGCGGTCGTCCACAAATACGAAGGCATTCTCGAACGTGCAAAACAGATCGCTTCGCAGGGTTCGAAACGAAGCGAACTGCCGCCGGTCGCCGCCGAAGACGACGGTTCAGCCGTATTCGAATCGGGGACGCCGCGTGAGATCATCTCGACCGTCGCCGAAAAGATCTCGCTCGTTCCCGACCATTTCAACATCAACCCGAAGATGGTCGGCCAGCTCGCCCGGCGGGCAAAGATGGGCAGCGGCGAAGTGCCGATGGATTGGGGTTTTGCCGAAGCGATGTCGGTAGGTTCGCTCGTCCTCGAAGGAACGCCGGTCAGGCTTTCGGGCCAGGACTCCGGACGCGGGACCTTCTCACAGCGGCACGCTTCTATGTACGATACGGTCACCGGTGAACGATGGTCGCCTTTGACCGAGCTGAAGACCGAAAGCGACCCACGCTCGCGGTTCTACGTTTTCGACAGCTCGCTGTCCGAAGCCGGTGTGCTCGGATTCGAGTATGGATATTCGGTGATCTGCCCGAATGACCTCGTGATGTGGGAAGCTCAGTTCGGCGATTTTGCCAACGGAGCGCAGGTAATAATCGACCAGTACATCGCTGCTTCCGAAGACAAGTGGAATCAGAAATGCCGTCTCGTGCTGCTGCTGCCGCACGGTTACGAGGGCCAGGGCCCGGAACATTCCTCCGGCCGGCTCGAACGATTTTTACAATTGTGCGCCGAGAATAACCTTCAGGTGTGCAACCCGACGACGCCCGCGCAGTATTTTCATCTCTTACGCCGACAAGCCAAACAAGAAATGCTCCGTCCGCTGGTCGTGATGACGCCAAAGAGCCTGCTTCGGCTGCCGGCCGCCTCGTCGACGATCGATGAATTGACGACCGGCGGATTTCGTCCGCTGATCGATGATGCGAAGATCGCCGATCGTGCAAAGGTGAAGCGGATCGTGCTCTGCTCGGGTAAGGTCTTTTACGACCTCGATGCCGGCCGCGAAGATTCGAACGATGGACGCGTTGCCATCGTCCGCGTCGAGCAATTCTATCCGTTCCCGGCCGCCGGGCTGAAAGATGTCTTTGCATCATATCCAAATGCATCGCAGGTATTTTGGACCCAGGAAGAGCCCGAGAACATGGGTGGATGGACGTTCGTCGAAAAACGGATACGCGACATCAAACCGGAGCATCTAACGCTCAGGTACGTCGGCCGCGTCGCATCGGCGTCGCCGGCAACCGGTTCGTATGCGATCCACGAGCTGGAACAGAAAGCGATCGTGGAAACATCGCTGATCGAGGATTCCGATGAGATCTCAGCGGCAAGCGAACCTGAAGTGTCCGAGAAACTTGCCCCGGCGACGGCCTAG